In one Sander lucioperca isolate FBNREF2018 chromosome 7, SLUC_FBN_1.2, whole genome shotgun sequence genomic region, the following are encoded:
- the LOC116046492 gene encoding myosin heavy chain, fast skeletal muscle-like isoform X1, producing MSTDAEMATYGKAAIYLRKPERERIEAQTAPFDAKSACYIADVKELYLKAKILKKDGDKVTVETLISKEERVVKEADVHPMNPPKYDKIEDMAMMTHLNEASVLYNLKERYAAWMIYTYSGLFCATVNPYKWLPVYDAECVSAYRGKKRMEAPPHIFSVSDNAFQFMQTDRENQSVLITGESGAGKTVNTKRVIQYFATIAVGGPKKDDAKGSLEDQIIAANPLLEAYGNAKTIRNDNSSRFGKFIRIHFGATGKLASADIETYLLEKSRVTYQLSDERGYHIFFQMMTGHIPELLDLALITTNPYDFPMCSMGQITVASIDDKVELEATDNAIDILGFTTEEKMAIYKMTGAVLHHGNMKFKQKQREEQAEPDGTEEADKVAYLLGLNSADMLKALCYPRVKVGNEYVTKGQTVPQVMNSVPALAKAIYERMFLWMVIRINQMLDTKQSRQFYIGVLDIAGFEIFDFNTLEQLCINFTNEKLQQFFNHTMFVLEQEEYKKEGIIWEFIDFGMDLAACIELIEKPMGIFSILEEECMFPKATDTSFKNKLYDQHLGKNKAFEKPKPPKKGKIEAHFSLVHYAGTVDYNISGWLDKNKDPLNDSVIQLYMKSPVKLLALCFPPVVEDTTKKGGKKKGGSMQTVSSQFRENLGKLMTNLRSTHPHFVRCLIPNESKTPGLMENFLVIHQLRCNGVLEGIRICRKGFPSRIIYADFKQRYKVLNASVIPEGQFIDNKKASEKLLGSIDVPHDEYKFGHTKVFFKAGLLGVLEEMRDEKLSSLVTMTQALCRGYVMRKEFVKMTERREAIYTIQYNIRSFMNVKHWPWMKVYYKIKPLLQSAETEKELANMKENYDKMKTDLAAALAKKKELEEKMVSLMQEKNDLQLQVASESENLNDAEERCEGLIKSKIQMEAKLKETTERLEDEEEINAELTAKKRKLEDECSELKKDIDDLELTLAKVEKEKHATENKVKNLTEEMASQDESIAKLTKEKKALQEAHQQTLDDLQAEEDKVNSLTKAKTKLEQQVDDLEGSLEQEKKLRMDLERSKRKLEGDLKLTQESIMDLENDKQQSDEKIKKKDFEISQLLSKVEDEQSLGAQLQKKIKELQARIEELEEEIEAERAARAKVEKQRADLSRELEEISERLEEAGGATASQIEMNKKREAEFQKLRRDLEESTLQHEATAAALRKKQADSVAELGEQIDNLQRVKQKLEKEKSEYKMEIDDLSSNMENVAKAKGNLEKMCRTLEDQLGELKTKNDENVRQINDTSAQRARLLTENGEFSRQVEEKEALVSQLTRGKQAFTQQIEELKRHVEEELKAKNALAHGLQSARHDCDLLREQFEEEQEAKAELQRGMSKANSEVAQWRAKYETDAIQRTEELEEAKKKLAQRLQEAEEQIEAVNSKCASLEKTKQRLQSEVEDLMIDVERANGLAANLDKKQRNFDKVLAEWKQKFEEGQAELEGAQKETRSLSTELFKMKNSYEESLDQLETMKRENKNLQQEISDLTEQIGETGKSIHELEKSKKQVETEKTEIQTALEEAEGTLEHEESKILRVQLELNQIKGEVDRKLAEKDEEMEQIKRNSQRVIDSMQTNLDSEVRSRNDALRIKKKMEGDLNEMEIQLSHANRQAAESQKQLRNVQAQLKDAQLHLDDAVRAQEEFKEQAAMVDRRNGLMVAEIEELRAALEQTERSRKVAEQELVDASERVGLLHSQNTSLLNSKKKLETDLVQVQSEVDDTVQEARNAEEKAKKAITDAAMMAEELKKEQDTSSHLERMKKNLEVSVKDLQHRLDEAENLAMKGGKKQLQKLESRVRELEAEVEAEQRRGGDAIKGVRKYERRVKELTYQTEEDKKNVARLQDLVDKLQLKVKAYKRQAEEAEEQANTHLSKCRKVQNELEEAEERADIAESQVNKLRAKSRDSGKGKEAAE from the exons ATGAGTACGGACGCGGAGATGGCCACTTATGGCAAAGCTGCCATTTACCTTCGTAAGCCAGAAAGGGAGAGAATTGAGGCTCAAACTGCACCATTTGATGCCAAGAGTGCCTGCTACATTGCTGATGTCAAGGAGCTGTACTTGAAGGCAAAAATCCTCAAGAAAGATGGTGACAAAGTCACAGTCGAAACCCTGATATCTAAGGAG GAGAGGGTAGTGAAAGAAGCTGATGTCCATCCAATGAACCCTCCCAAGTATGACAAGATTGAGGACATGGCCATGATGACCCATCTCAATGAAGCCTCTGTGCTGTATAACCTCAAAGAGCGTTATGCAGCATGGATGATCTAC ACCTACTCTGGGTTGTTCTGTGCTACTGTGAACCCCTACAAGTGGCTCCCAGTGTACGATGCTGAATGTGTAAGTGCCTATAGAGGCAAGAAGCGTATGGAGGCTCCACCCCacatcttctctgtctctgacaaCGCTTTTCAGTTCATGCAAACTG ATAGGGAGAACCAGTCTGTCTTGATCAC TGGAGAATCTGGCGCTGGAAAGACTGTGAACACCAAGCGTGTCATCCAGTACTTTGCAACAATCGCAGTTGGTGGACCAAAGAAGGACGACGCAAAG GGGTCACTGGAGGATCAGATTATTGCAGCCAATCCCCTGCTGGAGGCCTATGGTAACGCCAAAACTATTAGGAATGACAACTCTTCTCGTTTT GGTAAATTCATCCGAATCCATTTTGGCGCAACTGGCAAACTGGCTAGTGCTGATATTGAGACAT ATCTGCTGGAGAAGTCTAGAGTGACATACCAGCTTTCTGATGAAAGAGGCTACCACATCTTCTTCCAGATGATGACCGGCCACATCCCTGAGCTGCTTG ATTTGGCACTCATCACCACCAACCCCTACGACTTCCCCATGTGTAGCATGGGTCAGATCACTGTGGCCAGCATTGATGACAAAGTTGAGCTGGAAGCCACTGAT AATGCCATTGATATCCTGGGCTTCACCACTGAAGAGAAAATGGCCATCTACAAGATGACTGGTGCTGTGCTCCACCATGGTAACATGAAGTTCAAGCAGAAGCAGCGTGAGGAGCAGGCTGAGCCTGATGGCACAGAGG AGGCTGACAAGGTTGCTTACTTGCTGGGTCTGAACTCCGCTGACATGCTCAAAGCTCTGTGCTATCCCAGAGTGAAGGTCGGAAATGAGTATGTCACCAAGGGACAGACTGTACCTCAG GTGATGAACTCAGTGCCAGCCCTGGCCAAGGCTATCTATGAGAGGATGTTCTTGTGGATGGTCATTCGTATTAACCAGATGTTGGACACTAAACAATCAAGACAGTTCTACATTGGTGTCCTGGATATTGCTGGTTTTGAAATCTTTGAT TTCAACACCTTGGAACAGCTGTGCATCAACTTCACCAATGAGAAACTGCAACAGTTTTTCAACCACACCATGTTTGTCCTGGAGCAAGAGGAGTACAAGAAGGAGGGTATTATCTGGGAGTTCATTGACTTTGGCATGGACTTGGCTGCCTGCATTGAGCTCATTGAAAAG CCCATGGGCATCTTCTCCATCCTTGAAGAGGAGTGCATGTTCCCCAAGGCCACAGACACATCCTTCAAGAACAAGCTGTATGACCAGCATCTTGgcaaaaacaaagcatttgAGAAGCCTAAGCCCCCCAAGAAAGGCAAGATTGAGGCCCACTTCTCCCTGGTGCACTACGCTGGTACCGTGGACTACAATATCTCTGGCTGGCTGGACAAGAACAAGGATCCACTGAATGACTCTGTCATCCAGCTGTACATGAAATCCCCAGTGAAACTGCTGGCTCTCTGCTTCCCTCCTGTCGTTGAGG ATACTACCAAGAAGGGAGGCAAGAAGAAGGGTGGTTCTATGCAGACTGTGTCTTCACAGTTTAGG GAGAACTTGGGGAAGCTGATGACTAACTTGAGGAGCACCCATCCTCACTTTGTGCGCTGCCTGATTCCCAATGAGTCAAAGACTCCAG gTCTCATGGAGAACTTCCTGGTCATCCACCAGCTCAGGTGTAACGGTGTGCTGGAGGGTATCAGAATCTGCAGAAAAGGTTTCCCCAGCAGAATAATCTATGCTGACTTCAAACAAAG GTACAAGGTGCTGAATGCCAGTGTCATCCCAGAGGGCCAGTTCATTGACAACAAGAAGGCTTCAGAGAAGCTGCTTGGGTCAATTGATGTTCCACATGACGAGTACAAATTCGGACACACAAAA GTGTTCTTCAAGGCCGGTCTGCTGGGTGTCCTTGAGGAGATGAGAGATGAAAAACTGTCATCTCTGGTCACTATGACTCAGGCTTTGTGCCGTGGTTATGTCATGAGAAAGGAGTTTGTGAAGATGACGGAGAGGAG GGAAGCCATATATACCATCCAGTACAATATCCGCTCATTCATGAATGTCAAACACTGGCCATGGATGAAGGTGTACTACAAGATCAAGCCTCTGCTGCAGTCTGCTGAAACTGAGAAGGAGCTGGCAAATATGAAGGAGAACTATGATAAGATGAAAACTGACTTGGCTGCTGCCCTGGCCAAGAAGAAGGAACTGGAGGAGAAGATGGTGTCCCTTATGCAGGAGAAGAATGATCTGCAGCTGCAAGTAGCATCT GAATCAGAGAATCTGAATGATGCTGAGGAGAGATGTGAGGGACTTATCAAGAGTAAGATTCAGATGGAGGCCAAACTCAAAGAGACAACTGAGAGactggaggatgaagaggaaatcAATGCTGAGCTCACTGCCAAGAAGAGAAAGCTGGAGGATGAATGCTCTGAGCTCAAGAAGGATATTGATGACCTGGAGCTTACCTTGGCCAAAGTGGAAAAAGAGAAACATGCCACAGAGAACAAG GTTAAGAACCTGACCGAGGAGATGGCCTCTCAGGATGAGAGCATTGCTAAGCTGACCAAGGAAAAGAAAGCCCTTCAGGAGGCTCATCAGCAGACTCTTGATGACCTGCAGGCAGAGGAAGACAAAGTCAACTCTCTGACCAAGGCCAAGACCAAGCTTGAGCAGCAAGTGGATGAT CTTGAGGGTTCTCTGGAGCAAGAGAAGAAGCTCCGTATGGACCTTGAGAGATCCAAGAGAAAGCTTGAGGGTGATCTGAAACTGACCCAGGAATCCATCATGGATCTTGAGAATGACAAGCAGCAGTCTGATGAGAAGATCAAAAA GAAGGACTTTGAAATCAGTCAGCTCCTTAGCAAAGTTGAAGATGAGCAGTCACTGGGTGCTCAGCTTCAGAAGAAGATTAAGGAGCTCCAG GCTCGTATTGAGGAACTGGAGGAGGAGATTGAGGCTGAGCGTGCTGCTCGTGCCAAGGTTGAGAAGCAGAGAGCTGACCTCTCCAGGGAACTtgaggagatcagtgagaggctgGAGGAGGCCGGTGGTGCCACTGCTTCTCAGATTGAGATGAACAAGAAGCGTGAAGCTGAGTTCCAGAAGCTCCGTCGTGATCTTGAGGAGTCCACTCTGCAGCATGaagccactgctgctgctcttcgCAAGAAGCAGGCTGACAGCGTTGCTGAGCTGGGAGAGCAGATCGACAACCTCCAGCGTGTAAAGCAGAAGCTTGAGAAGGAAAAGAGTGAATACAAGATGGAGATTGATGACCTCTCCAGCAACATGGAGAATGTTGCTAAAGCAAAG GGAAATCTTGAAAAGATGTGCCGTACTCTTGAGGACCAACTCGGCGAACTGAAGACCAAGAATGATGAAAATGTTCGTCAAATCAATGACACAAGTGCACAGAGAGCACGTCTCCTGACAGAAAATG GTGAGTTCAGCCGTCAAGTTGAAGAGAAAGAAGCTCTTGTCTCCCAGCTGACCAGAGGCAAACAGGCATTCACACAGCAGATTGAGGAGCTGAAAAGACATGTTGAAGAGGAGCTTAAG GCCAAGAATGCTCTTGCCCATGGACTGCAATCAGCCCGCCATGACTGTGATCTGCTGAGGGAGCAGTTTGAGGAGGAGCAAGAGGCCAAGGCTGAGCTGCAGCGTGGAATGTCCAAGGCCAACAGTGAGGTGGCTCAGTGGAGAGCTAAGTATGAAACTGATGCTATCCAGCGCACTGAGGAGCTTGAGGAAGCCAA GAAAAAGCTGGCTCAGCGTCTTCAGGAGGCTGAGGAGCAGATTGAGGCAGTGAATTCCAAGTGTGCTTCTCTTGAGAAAACCAAACAGAGGCTCCAGAGTGAGGTGGAGGACCTCATGATTGATGTGGAGAGAGCCAATGGGCTGGCTGCCAACCTGGACAAGAAGCAGAGGAACTTTGACAAG GTGTTGGCAGAGTGGAAACAGAAGTTCGAGGAGGGTCAGGCAGAGCTCGAGGGAGCACAGAAGGAGACTCGTTCTCTCAGCACTGAGCTGTTCAAGATGAAGAACTCTTATGAGGAatctctggatcagctggagaccATGAAGCGTGAAAACAAGAACCTTCAAC AGGAGATCTCAGATCTGACTGAACAGATTGGTGAGACTGGCAAGAGCATCCATGAGCTGGAGAAGTCCAAGAAGCAGGTGGAGACCGAAAAGACTGAGATCCAGACGGCTCTTGAAGAGGCTGAG GGAACTCTGGAACACGAAGAGTCTAAGATCCTGCGTGTCCAGCTGGAGCTCAACCAGATTAAGGGTGAGGTGGACAGGAAGCTGGCAGAGAAAGATGAGGAGATGGAGCAGATCAAGAGGAACAGCCAGAGGGTGATTGACTCCATGCAGACCAATCTGGATTCTGAGGTCAGGAGCAGAAACGATGCCCTGAGAatcaagaagaagatggagGGAGACCTGAATGAGATGGAGATTCAGCTGAGCCACGCCAATCGCCAGGCTGCTGAGTCCCAGAAGCAGCTGAGGAATGTGCAGGCACAGCTGAAG GATGCACAACTGCACCTTGATGATGCTGTCAGAGCACAGGAGGAGTTCAAGGAACAAGCTGCTATGGTGGATCGCAGAAACGGTCTGATGGTAGCTGAAATCGAGGAACTTAGAGCTGCTCtggaacagacggagagaagTCGCAAAGTCGCTGAGCAGGAGCTGGTGGACGCTAGTGAGCGTGTTGGACTTCTGCACTCTCAG AACACAAGCCTTCTGAACTCCAAGAAGAAGCTTGAGACTGACCTGGTCCAGGTCCAGAGTGAAGTGGATGACACTGTTCAGGAAGCAAGGAATGCAGAGGAGAAGGCCAAGAAGGCCATCACTGAT GCTGCTATGATGGctgaggagctgaagaaggagCAGGATACCAGCTCCCACCtggagaggatgaagaagaacCTGGAGGTCTCTGTTAAGGACCTGCAGCACCGCCTGGATGAGGCTGAGAACCTGGCCATGAAGGGCGGCAAGAAGCAGCTCCAGAAACTTGAATCCAgg GTGCGTGAACTGGAGGCAGAGGTTGAGGCTGAGCAGAGACGTGGAGGAGATGCCATTAAGGGTGTCCGTAAATATGAGAGGAGGGTGAAGGAGCTCACCTATCAG ACTGAGGAGGACAAGAAAAACGTTGCCAGGCTGCAGGATCTAGTTGACAAGTTGCAGCTCAAAGTCAAGGCCTACAAGAGGCAGGCTGAGGAGGCG GAGGAGCAGGCCAACACTCATCTGTCCAAGTGCAGGAAGGTGCAGAAtgagctggaggaggctgaggagCGCGCTGACATCGCAGAGTCCCAGGTCAACAAGTTGAGAGCAAAGAGCCGTGACTCTGGCAAg GGTAAAGAGGCAGCtgaataa